Proteins from a genomic interval of Croceicoccus naphthovorans:
- a CDS encoding response regulator, which produces MRASEERIRETHEILGTLDDVLIAGLDAETGQRGYLLTGEEAYLAPYIEGVADLQRQMAALQAATRDNSLQKESFDQLKASTDVKLREMARIVELRRGGSVDAALAEMNSDRGKIAMDSIREQLSRLRQQELTTREDSVASLAAASQQAVVSAVLTSLIGIVLTLAVFILTTRSNRVRDRQKWLQNAQVGLSETMRGDKKIEQLAADILRFFAEHVGASAGALFKGEAGVFNRVATLGVPANAEIPQSFDRADGLLGKVASDGEAVLLRDVPAGYLSIGSAFGSDAPRHLLIAPAHTDGIVNSVIELGFLEEVDERVLELLDNTAGSIGIALRSARFRERLQDALEETQRQAGELQAQSEELRVSNEELEEQGNALKESQARLELQQVELEQTNSQLEEQAQTLENQRDELSRAASSLQLKARELEQASQYKSDFLANMSHELRTPLNSLLILSKLLGDNTDGNLSGEQVKYARTIESSGNDLLTLINDILDLSKIEAGHVEIDAAPVSTERLAADMRKLFEQVAQERGLDLKIEIAPDAPRSIETDRMRLEQVLKNLLSNALKFTEQGSVSLSIRPADNDTLELVVTDTGIGIAPEQCEAIFEAFRQADGTISRKFGGTGLGLSISRELARLLGGSIRLDSEVGKGSTFIVTVPVAYDPGKVAARDVPLPVPARSNAVLPVGTPKSAPAKAPAPSSSVDDDRNDLSEGKRLLLVIEDDSTFASIVCELSRQMGFQCIVAGSAQDALDLAREYVPNAIVLDIGLPDQSGLTVLDRLKHQDETRHIPIHVISGEDQSKTALALGAVGFLGKPAPREQLAEVLAGLQEKLTARMRRVLIVEDDPVQREAVGKLLDSRDVETVGVGTAAECLDEIREGDYDCIVLDLSLPDASGFSLLETLSEDHPHALPPVIVYTGRDLSPDEEQRLRRYSSSIIIKGAKSPERLLDEVSLFLHQVVAELPPEQQQMIEKARHRDAALEGRRIMIVEDDVRNVYSLTSVLEPRGALTRIARNGQEALDALADAAGDSDKAIDLVLMDVMMPVMDGLTAVRAIRDDPQWRNLPIIMLTAKAMPDDQQKCMDAGANDYMAKPIDVDKLLSLVRVWMPR; this is translated from the coding sequence ATGCGGGCCAGCGAAGAGCGCATTCGCGAAACGCACGAAATTCTGGGCACACTCGACGATGTCCTGATCGCCGGGCTGGATGCGGAAACTGGGCAGCGTGGATACCTGCTGACCGGCGAGGAAGCCTATCTGGCTCCCTATATCGAAGGAGTTGCGGATCTTCAGCGACAGATGGCCGCTCTGCAGGCCGCGACGCGCGACAACAGCTTGCAGAAAGAGAGTTTCGACCAGCTCAAGGCTTCTACCGACGTGAAGCTCCGCGAAATGGCCCGCATAGTCGAACTGCGGCGCGGCGGGTCGGTCGATGCGGCGCTGGCCGAAATGAATAGCGACCGCGGCAAGATCGCAATGGACAGCATTCGCGAACAACTCTCCCGCTTGCGACAACAGGAGCTGACCACGCGAGAGGACAGCGTCGCCAGCCTTGCCGCCGCGTCGCAACAGGCCGTCGTCAGCGCGGTGCTGACCAGCCTGATCGGTATTGTCCTTACACTCGCGGTGTTCATCCTGACAACACGATCGAACCGCGTCCGCGATCGCCAGAAATGGCTTCAAAACGCGCAAGTCGGCCTGTCGGAGACGATGCGCGGCGACAAAAAGATCGAGCAGCTTGCCGCCGACATCCTGCGCTTTTTTGCCGAACATGTCGGGGCCAGCGCCGGGGCGTTGTTCAAGGGCGAAGCAGGTGTATTCAACCGGGTCGCCACGCTTGGCGTGCCCGCGAATGCCGAGATTCCGCAGTCTTTCGACCGCGCGGACGGCCTGTTGGGCAAAGTCGCATCCGATGGCGAGGCGGTGCTGCTGCGCGATGTTCCCGCTGGTTACCTTTCCATCGGTTCCGCATTCGGCAGCGACGCGCCTCGCCACCTATTGATTGCCCCAGCCCATACCGACGGGATCGTCAATTCGGTCATCGAACTAGGATTTTTGGAAGAAGTCGACGAGCGGGTGCTCGAACTCCTCGACAACACGGCCGGGTCCATCGGCATAGCGCTGCGCTCTGCGCGGTTCCGCGAAAGGTTGCAGGACGCGCTGGAGGAAACGCAGCGTCAGGCGGGCGAGTTGCAGGCGCAAAGCGAGGAACTGCGCGTTTCCAACGAGGAACTGGAAGAACAGGGCAACGCCCTGAAGGAATCGCAAGCGCGCCTGGAACTGCAACAGGTCGAGCTGGAGCAGACCAACAGCCAGTTGGAGGAACAGGCCCAGACGCTGGAAAACCAGCGCGACGAGCTGAGCCGCGCGGCATCCTCGCTCCAGCTGAAGGCGCGCGAACTGGAGCAGGCGAGCCAATACAAGTCAGACTTTCTTGCCAACATGAGCCACGAGCTGCGCACCCCGCTCAATTCACTGCTAATCCTGTCCAAACTGCTGGGCGACAACACCGACGGCAACCTCTCTGGCGAGCAGGTCAAATACGCTCGCACCATCGAGTCTTCGGGCAATGACCTGCTGACGCTGATCAACGACATCCTCGACCTCTCGAAGATCGAAGCAGGGCATGTCGAGATCGACGCCGCCCCGGTATCGACCGAGCGTCTGGCGGCCGACATGCGCAAGCTGTTCGAACAGGTCGCGCAGGAACGGGGGCTGGACCTGAAGATCGAGATCGCGCCCGACGCGCCGCGCTCTATCGAAACGGATCGCATGCGGTTGGAGCAGGTCCTGAAAAACCTTCTGTCCAACGCGCTGAAGTTCACCGAGCAGGGCAGCGTTAGCCTGTCGATACGGCCCGCCGATAACGATACGCTGGAACTGGTCGTCACCGACACCGGCATCGGCATCGCCCCCGAACAGTGCGAGGCCATTTTCGAAGCATTCCGTCAGGCCGACGGCACGATCAGCCGAAAGTTCGGCGGCACCGGGCTGGGCCTGTCGATCTCGCGAGAACTGGCGCGGTTGCTGGGCGGGTCGATTCGGCTGGACAGCGAAGTCGGCAAGGGCAGCACCTTTATCGTCACCGTTCCCGTCGCCTACGATCCCGGCAAAGTTGCGGCGCGCGATGTGCCGTTGCCAGTGCCGGCGCGGTCGAATGCCGTGCTGCCTGTGGGCACGCCCAAGAGCGCGCCCGCCAAAGCCCCTGCCCCATCGTCGTCGGTCGACGATGACAGGAACGACCTGTCCGAAGGCAAACGCCTGTTGCTGGTTATCGAGGACGATTCCACCTTTGCCTCCATCGTCTGCGAATTGTCGCGCCAGATGGGCTTTCAATGCATCGTTGCCGGAAGCGCGCAGGATGCGCTCGACCTTGCCCGCGAATACGTTCCCAACGCCATCGTGCTCGACATCGGGTTGCCCGACCAGTCGGGCCTGACCGTGCTGGACCGGTTGAAGCATCAGGACGAGACGCGGCACATCCCCATCCACGTCATTTCGGGCGAGGATCAGAGCAAGACGGCACTGGCGCTGGGCGCGGTCGGCTTCCTTGGCAAGCCCGCTCCGCGTGAACAACTGGCGGAAGTGCTGGCCGGATTGCAGGAAAAGCTGACTGCCCGGATGCGCCGCGTGTTGATCGTTGAAGACGACCCGGTTCAACGTGAGGCGGTGGGCAAATTACTGGATTCGCGCGACGTAGAAACGGTCGGCGTCGGCACGGCGGCCGAATGCCTCGATGAAATTCGTGAGGGCGACTACGACTGCATCGTGCTCGACCTGTCGCTACCCGACGCATCGGGCTTTTCGCTGCTGGAAACGCTGAGCGAGGACCACCCCCACGCCCTGCCCCCGGTGATCGTCTATACCGGGCGCGATCTGTCGCCGGACGAGGAACAGCGCCTGCGCCGCTATTCCAGCTCCATCATCATCAAGGGCGCGAAATCGCCCGAACGCCTGTTGGACGAAGTGTCGCTGTTCCTGCATCAGGTCGTGGCGGAACTGCCGCCTGAACAGCAGCAGATGATCGAAAAGGCGCGCCACCGCGACGCCGCTCTGGAAGGCCGGCGGATCATGATCGTCGAGGATGACGTGCGCAACGTCTACTCATTGACCAGCGTGCTGGAACCGCGCGGCGCGCTCACCCGTATTGCCCGCAATGGGCAGGAAGCGCTGGACGCGCTGGCCGATGCCGCAGGCGACAGCGACAAGGCGATCGATCTGGTGTTGATGGACGTGATGATGCCGGTGATGGACGGACTGACCGCCGTGCGCGCCATCCGTGACGATCCGCAATGGCGCAATCTGCCGATCATCATGTTGACCGCCAAGGCCATGCCCGACGATCAGCAGAAATGCATGGACGCGGGTGCGAACGATTACATGGCCAAACCGATCGACGTCGATAAACTGCTATCGCTGGTGCGCGTATGGATGCCGCGATGA
- a CDS encoding chemotaxis protein CheB, with the protein MTQQLIAIGASAGGVQALSHILPPLAADFPRSIVVVVHVPPRQDNALVKLFSEKCRMQVKEAEDKEPLQPGTIYFAPPDYHVLVEGDGALALSTEEPVNHSRPAIDVLFETAADAFGPAVTGIVLTGANHDGANGARAIEDAGGVVLIQDPATAEMAAMPEAAVEACRDAAIMTLDEIAASLAAGVAE; encoded by the coding sequence ATGACCCAGCAACTGATCGCGATCGGCGCGTCGGCGGGCGGGGTTCAGGCCCTGTCGCATATCCTGCCCCCGCTGGCGGCGGATTTTCCGCGATCCATCGTGGTCGTCGTCCACGTTCCGCCGCGCCAGGACAATGCGCTAGTCAAGCTGTTCTCGGAAAAGTGCCGGATGCAGGTTAAAGAGGCGGAAGACAAGGAGCCTCTGCAACCCGGAACGATCTATTTCGCGCCGCCCGATTATCACGTTCTGGTCGAAGGCGATGGCGCCTTGGCGCTATCTACCGAAGAGCCGGTGAACCATTCGCGCCCGGCGATCGACGTGCTGTTCGAAACGGCCGCCGATGCCTTTGGCCCTGCGGTGACTGGAATCGTCCTTACCGGCGCGAACCATGACGGTGCAAACGGCGCGCGCGCCATCGAGGATGCGGGCGGCGTGGTATTGATCCAGGACCCGGCAACTGCAGAAATGGCGGCGATGCCAGAGGCAGCGGTCGAAGCCTGCCGGGATGCCGCAATCATGACTTTGGACGAGATTGCGGCATCGTTGGCCGCCGGGGTGGCAGAATGA
- a CDS encoding TolC family protein codes for MSTIVGWYDSTLFAKFWTVWRVDAGWPSKSLCRNAGVSARERIARIARLRYREGVADYLEVLDAERNLYAARQQLLMTQRAYLRTARRCSSRWAEG; via the coding sequence ATGTCGACCATCGTCGGGTGGTACGATTCCACGCTCTTCGCGAAGTTTTGGACGGTCTGGCGGGTCGACGCTGGCTGGCCGAGCAAGTCATTGTGCAGGAACGCGGGCGTCAGCGCGCGGGAACGGATCGCGCGGATCGCGCGGCTGCGGTATCGCGAGGGGGTTGCCGATTACCTTGAAGTGCTTGATGCCGAACGCAATCTCTACGCCGCGCGGCAGCAGTTGTTAATGACGCAGCGGGCCTATCTTAGAACGGCGCGACGCTGTTCGTCGCGCTGGGCGGAGGGCTGA
- a CDS encoding hybrid sensor histidine kinase/response regulator: MTAPEAPINFLLVDDLPENLLALEALLRRDGVQFHTAQSGEEALELMLEHDYALALLDVQMPGMDGFELAEIMRANERSRHIPIIFVTAGTGDISRRFRGYEAGAVDFIQKPIEADILRSKAEVFLGLYAQRRQIAAQRDELAILTSALQAADKQKNHFLAVLGHELRNPLSVLSSGLNILERGNTRIDAEGVRTAMRQNLSHVSRLVEDLLDIARIEQGKISLRKEPITLQEVLPLALELNRPAIDEAGHELKVSVPDDPIELDGDPARIIQIISNLVGNAARYTPAGGQISVSLAAADGQAVLEVSDTGVGIDVEEQEKIFELFGQAASVSGKVTGGLGIGLALVKELVELHGGTISLKSSAKGMGSCFQVRLPTT; the protein is encoded by the coding sequence ATGACCGCGCCCGAAGCCCCGATCAATTTCCTGTTGGTAGACGACCTGCCCGAAAACCTGCTGGCGCTGGAAGCCTTGCTGAGGCGCGATGGGGTGCAATTCCACACCGCGCAAAGCGGCGAAGAAGCGCTGGAACTCATGCTGGAGCACGACTACGCGCTGGCGCTGCTGGACGTGCAAATGCCGGGCATGGACGGGTTCGAGTTGGCCGAAATCATGCGGGCGAACGAACGGTCGCGCCATATCCCGATCATCTTCGTTACTGCCGGAACCGGCGACATTTCCCGACGCTTTCGCGGGTATGAGGCAGGCGCGGTCGACTTCATCCAGAAACCGATAGAGGCTGACATCCTGCGCTCAAAAGCCGAGGTTTTCCTTGGCCTCTATGCGCAGCGTAGGCAGATCGCGGCACAGCGCGACGAACTCGCCATCCTGACATCGGCCCTGCAAGCTGCGGACAAGCAGAAGAACCACTTCCTTGCGGTGCTTGGCCACGAACTGCGCAATCCCCTCTCGGTGCTGTCTTCGGGGCTGAACATCCTGGAACGCGGTAACACCCGGATCGACGCAGAAGGCGTGCGCACCGCGATGCGCCAGAACCTTAGCCATGTGTCCCGGCTGGTCGAAGACCTGCTCGACATTGCCCGGATCGAGCAAGGCAAGATTTCCCTGCGCAAGGAACCGATCACTTTGCAGGAGGTGCTGCCGCTGGCGCTGGAACTCAATCGACCGGCCATCGACGAAGCGGGGCACGAATTGAAGGTCAGCGTTCCTGACGATCCGATCGAATTGGATGGCGATCCTGCCCGCATTATCCAGATCATCAGCAATCTTGTCGGCAACGCCGCCCGCTATACTCCGGCGGGCGGGCAGATATCGGTGTCGCTTGCCGCTGCGGACGGCCAAGCCGTTTTGGAAGTGAGCGACACCGGCGTCGGCATCGACGTTGAGGAACAGGAAAAGATCTTCGAACTGTTTGGGCAGGCTGCGTCCGTTTCGGGCAAGGTGACCGGCGGACTTGGCATCGGCTTGGCTCTCGTGAAAGAGCTGGTGGAGCTGCACGGCGGCACCATCAGTTTGAAGAGCAGCGCCAAGGGTATGGGGAGTTGTTTTCAGGTGCGGTTGCCCACGACCTGA
- a CDS encoding TIR domain-containing protein — MSGPDIFISYSREDRAVARRFADGLGAAGFEVWWDAALHSGETFDEVIERNLRAAKAVVVLWSPRSVKSRWVRAEATLADRTGRLAPAIIEPCDRPIIFELTHTAELAHWTGEQDDAAWGQFVADLRTLVGESAVAEGRIATKAKPQQLTPLEEPAVADDPDAREEPAAKVTAFPAFAARPEAYESDQTQLSGYADLAYAEQHVLEMLDDAESAPFAIGPLGARIGRSAPADVVLGDPRVSRSHCELVFSDGQLVVSDLNSTNGTFVDDERVEGTVPLPVGSVLQVGGIRLVHEVRAAVAAR; from the coding sequence GTGTCGGGTCCGGATATTTTCATTTCCTATAGTCGCGAAGACCGCGCGGTTGCGCGCCGGTTCGCCGACGGCTTGGGAGCAGCGGGCTTCGAGGTATGGTGGGATGCCGCCCTGCATTCCGGCGAGACATTCGACGAGGTAATCGAACGCAACCTGCGCGCGGCGAAGGCTGTCGTCGTGTTGTGGTCGCCGCGTTCGGTGAAGTCACGATGGGTTCGGGCAGAGGCGACGCTGGCAGACCGCACCGGGCGACTTGCCCCCGCGATTATCGAGCCGTGCGACCGTCCGATCATTTTCGAACTGACGCATACGGCGGAACTGGCGCACTGGACGGGTGAGCAGGACGATGCCGCATGGGGCCAGTTCGTCGCCGACTTGCGCACGCTTGTCGGCGAAAGCGCCGTGGCGGAAGGCCGCATCGCCACCAAGGCAAAGCCGCAGCAGCTGACGCCGTTAGAAGAGCCTGCGGTCGCGGACGATCCCGATGCGCGCGAAGAGCCTGCGGCGAAAGTAACCGCCTTCCCGGCTTTTGCCGCCAGGCCAGAGGCTTACGAATCCGATCAGACCCAGCTTTCGGGCTATGCCGATCTGGCATATGCCGAACAGCACGTGTTGGAAATGCTGGACGATGCGGAAAGCGCGCCTTTTGCTATCGGACCGTTGGGGGCCCGGATCGGGCGTTCGGCCCCGGCCGATGTCGTGCTGGGCGATCCGCGCGTGTCGCGCAGCCATTGCGAACTTGTATTTTCCGACGGACAACTCGTGGTGTCGGACCTCAACTCAACCAACGGCACGTTCGTCGATGACGAGCGGGTGGAGGGAACCGTGCCGTTGCCCGTAGGCTCGGTCTTGCAGGTCGGAGGGATCCGGCTGGTTCACGAAGTGCGCGCCGCGGTCGCCGCGCGTTAA
- a CDS encoding SDR family NAD(P)-dependent oxidoreductase, which produces MSLNGKTAIVFGGGRDIGRAVAEGLAREGAAVTINYCNDEAGAKAAVAAIEAAGRKAIAEQGDATNRWDVARVVANHCAAFGDRIDVVVNVVGGLVARKTIAEMDEAFLEQVLKLNVTSAFLATQAALPHMAEGGSIINFASQAGRDGGGPGAIAYGASKGAVLTMTRGMAKELGPKGIRVNAVCPGMIATTFHDTFTKDEVRANVAAATPLRREGQSNEVADLVCYLASDKAAFVTGAGIDINGGTFFS; this is translated from the coding sequence ATGAGCTTGAACGGGAAGACGGCGATCGTCTTCGGCGGGGGGCGCGACATTGGCAGGGCCGTCGCCGAAGGGCTGGCGCGGGAAGGTGCGGCAGTTACCATCAACTATTGCAACGACGAAGCCGGTGCGAAAGCGGCTGTCGCAGCGATCGAAGCGGCAGGTCGCAAGGCCATTGCCGAACAGGGCGATGCCACCAACCGCTGGGATGTCGCCCGCGTCGTCGCAAACCATTGCGCCGCGTTTGGCGACCGGATCGATGTGGTCGTCAACGTCGTCGGCGGTCTGGTTGCGCGGAAGACGATTGCCGAGATGGACGAGGCGTTTCTGGAACAGGTGCTGAAGTTGAATGTCACTTCGGCTTTCCTCGCCACGCAGGCGGCGCTGCCGCACATGGCGGAGGGTGGTTCGATCATCAACTTCGCTTCGCAGGCGGGTCGCGATGGCGGCGGGCCGGGTGCCATCGCCTATGGCGCCAGTAAGGGCGCAGTGTTGACGATGACGCGCGGTATGGCGAAGGAACTTGGCCCCAAGGGCATTCGCGTCAACGCGGTCTGCCCCGGCATGATCGCGACCACGTTTCACGACACCTTCACGAAAGACGAAGTGCGCGCGAACGTGGCCGCCGCCACGCCATTGCGCCGCGAAGGGCAGTCGAACGAGGTGGCCGACCTCGTCTGTTATCTTGCATCCGACAAGGCCGCGTTTGTCACTGGCGCGGGTATCGACATCAACGGCGGCACCTTCTTTTCATGA
- a CDS encoding CheR family methyltransferase yields MTGETVEDLEIQLLLDALYRHYHYDFRHYAQASIKRRLLQARRQLGFDSISALQSAVLHDKTMLPNLLNYLTVQVSEMFRDPSYYRALREKVVPHLHTYPSLKVWIAGCSRGEELYSLAILFREEGLLDKTIFYATDINPAALKAAQAGIYPLDQVRLFTENHRLSGGHSSLSDYYTADYGRAVFDKSLRARTVFSDHSLVTDAAFAEMHLISCRNVLIYFDRDLQDRVVSLFAESLARQGFLGIGSKESLRFSAHADKFVEHVREDRIYRRVAR; encoded by the coding sequence ATGACGGGCGAGACGGTAGAGGATCTGGAAATCCAGCTGCTGCTCGACGCGCTCTATCGGCATTATCACTACGATTTCCGCCATTATGCGCAGGCGTCGATCAAGCGACGCCTGCTCCAGGCGCGGCGGCAACTGGGTTTCGACAGTATTTCGGCGCTGCAATCCGCCGTGTTGCATGACAAGACGATGCTGCCCAACCTGCTGAACTATCTGACCGTGCAGGTCAGCGAGATGTTCCGCGATCCGTCCTATTACCGCGCGCTACGCGAAAAAGTGGTGCCGCACCTGCATACCTATCCGTCGCTGAAAGTCTGGATCGCCGGGTGCAGCCGTGGCGAGGAACTGTACTCGCTCGCCATCCTGTTCCGCGAGGAAGGCCTGCTCGACAAGACGATCTTTTACGCCACCGACATCAACCCCGCCGCGCTGAAGGCGGCGCAGGCGGGCATTTACCCGCTGGACCAAGTGCGGCTGTTCACCGAAAACCACCGATTGTCGGGCGGGCACAGTTCGCTGTCCGATTACTACACCGCCGACTATGGCCGCGCCGTGTTCGACAAGTCTTTGCGCGCCCGCACCGTGTTTTCCGACCACAGCCTTGTCACCGATGCCGCCTTTGCCGAAATGCACCTGATTTCGTGTCGCAACGTATTGATCTATTTCGATAGAGACCTTCAGGACCGAGTCGTCAGCCTGTTCGCGGAATCGCTGGCCCGGCAAGGGTTTCTGGGGATCGGGTCGAAGGAAAGCCTGCGCTTTTCCGCCCATGCCGACAAGTTCGTCGAACATGTGAGAGAGGATCGTATCTATCGGAGGGTGGCGCGATGA
- a CDS encoding AraC family transcriptional regulator — MPKSSAHCCQKGARWYCPAAEDHAIRLEEGDMLLLPRWQQHKLCSSSDVAAVDIAEVAARSGSDLWDSSRPLAGIRVLKHQPDAPNPPDVQVLAMMFRADHAYQDNLANCMPSIFHLSAADVEFVSLITVVREFVATHIECRANGYAAAGHRMAEMILIELLRSIVAKRPEGTTGWLNGLGSPAISAAMTALHLEPRRRWTLNELADVSGLARPQFSFHFSRVVGQSPMSYVQSVRLQWAADEIMRGAAIKAVADEMGYSTPFGFRKAFVREYGVPPGRWRMDRSAAS, encoded by the coding sequence ATGCCGAAGTCGTCAGCGCACTGTTGTCAAAAAGGGGCGCGTTGGTACTGTCCAGCGGCAGAAGACCACGCAATCCGGCTTGAGGAAGGCGATATGCTGCTGCTGCCCCGCTGGCAGCAGCACAAGCTGTGTTCGTCATCGGATGTCGCGGCGGTCGATATTGCCGAGGTGGCTGCGCGTTCGGGATCCGATTTGTGGGATTCAAGTCGGCCCCTTGCGGGAATACGGGTTCTCAAACATCAACCGGATGCGCCAAACCCGCCGGACGTGCAGGTGTTGGCCATGATGTTCAGGGCGGACCATGCCTACCAGGATAATCTGGCAAATTGCATGCCTTCGATATTCCATCTCTCTGCGGCAGACGTAGAATTTGTCAGTCTGATCACCGTCGTACGAGAATTTGTCGCGACTCATATCGAATGCCGGGCCAACGGTTACGCCGCAGCCGGGCACCGTATGGCGGAGATGATCCTTATAGAACTGTTGCGAAGCATCGTTGCGAAGCGACCTGAGGGCACGACCGGTTGGCTCAACGGTCTTGGTTCTCCTGCGATCTCAGCAGCGATGACGGCCCTGCATCTGGAGCCCCGGCGGCGATGGACTTTGAACGAGCTGGCCGATGTTTCCGGATTGGCGCGCCCTCAGTTTTCTTTTCATTTTTCACGCGTCGTGGGCCAGTCTCCGATGAGCTATGTGCAGAGTGTCCGGTTGCAATGGGCAGCCGATGAAATCATGCGCGGTGCTGCCATAAAGGCCGTGGCAGACGAAATGGGCTATTCCACCCCTTTCGGTTTTCGGAAGGCTTTCGTTCGCGAATATGGCGTTCCACCCGGTCGGTGGCGCATGGACCGATCAGCCGCCAGTTAG